The Sphingomonas sp. So64.6b genome includes a region encoding these proteins:
- the asd gene encoding archaetidylserine decarboxylase (Phosphatidylserine decarboxylase is synthesized as a single chain precursor. Generation of the pyruvoyl active site from a Ser is coupled to cleavage of a Gly-Ser bond between the larger (beta) and smaller (alpha chains). It is an integral membrane protein.), with protein sequence MSDRLKILLQHLLPKQHLTSLAGRVAGAQGSAITLPLIRWFVRKYRVDMNEAANPDIASYNSFNDFFTRPLRVGARPPATADFICPVDGAISQFGAIDDDRMVQAKGHRFTTTDLIGGDTALSGLFRHGSFANLYLSPRDYHRLHMPCDGKLSRMIYVPGALFSVNPTTARGVPNLFARNERVVCLFESPEYGPFVMVLVGATIVGSMATVWHGVVNPKRTGKISEWSYADQDIVLKKGEEMGRFLLGSTIVMLFRPNTIAFNRDWAPERPVRLGEMMGNSLG encoded by the coding sequence ATGTCCGATCGCCTCAAGATTCTGCTTCAACATCTGTTGCCCAAGCAGCACCTGACCAGCCTCGCTGGCCGGGTCGCGGGGGCGCAGGGAAGCGCGATAACCCTCCCACTGATCCGCTGGTTCGTTCGCAAATACCGCGTCGATATGAACGAAGCCGCCAATCCCGACATCGCCAGCTACAACAGCTTCAATGATTTCTTCACCCGCCCGCTCAGGGTCGGCGCCCGGCCTCCGGCCACGGCCGATTTCATCTGCCCGGTGGATGGCGCGATCAGCCAGTTCGGTGCGATTGACGACGATCGCATGGTGCAGGCCAAGGGCCATCGCTTTACCACCACCGACCTGATCGGCGGCGACACCGCGCTCTCGGGCCTGTTTCGCCACGGCAGCTTTGCCAATCTGTATTTGTCGCCCCGGGATTATCACCGCCTGCACATGCCCTGCGACGGCAAGCTCAGCCGCATGATCTACGTGCCGGGCGCGCTGTTCTCGGTGAATCCGACCACGGCGCGCGGCGTGCCGAACCTGTTCGCGCGCAACGAGCGCGTGGTGTGCCTATTCGAATCGCCCGAATATGGTCCGTTCGTGATGGTGCTGGTCGGCGCGACCATCGTCGGCAGCATGGCGACCGTCTGGCACGGCGTGGTCAATCCGAAACGCACCGGCAAGATTTCCGAATGGAGCTATGCCGATCAGGATATCGTGCTGAAAAAGGGCGAGGAAATGGGCCGCTTCCTGCTCGGCTCGACGATCGTGATGCTGTTCAGGCCGAACACTATCGCCTTCAACCGGGATTGGGCACCCGAACGGCCGGTACGCCTCGGCGAAATGATGGGCAATAGCCTGGGCTGA